In the genome of Flavobacterium panacagri, one region contains:
- the pheS gene encoding phenylalanine--tRNA ligase subunit alpha translates to MIDKIKQHIEEAKAFNEKNKESLEQFRIKYLGSKGLLKELFNEFKNIPNDQKKDFGQVINTLKAVAEEKVKQIQEELESKEESKGIFGDLTRAAEPVIIGSRHPISIVKNQIIDIFANIGFNVSEGPEIEDDWHNFTALNLPEYHPARDMQDTFFIQTNPDVLLRTHTSSVQVRYMENHKPPIRTISPGRVFRNEAISSRSHCIFHQVEGLYIDKDVSFADLKQTLLYFTKEMFGKSKIRLRPSYFPFTEPSAEIDIYWGLKTETDYRITKGTGWLEIGGCGMVDPNVLKNCDINPDEYNGFAFGMGVERIAMLLYQIGDIRMFYENDVRFLEQFKSNI, encoded by the coding sequence ATGATAGATAAGATAAAACAACATATAGAGGAAGCGAAGGCCTTTAATGAAAAAAACAAAGAATCTTTAGAACAATTCCGTATTAAATATTTAGGTAGTAAAGGATTATTGAAAGAACTTTTTAATGAGTTTAAAAATATTCCAAATGACCAGAAAAAAGATTTTGGACAGGTAATCAACACTTTAAAAGCTGTTGCTGAAGAAAAAGTAAAGCAGATTCAGGAAGAACTGGAAAGCAAAGAAGAATCAAAAGGAATTTTTGGCGATTTAACACGTGCTGCAGAACCAGTGATTATTGGTTCTCGCCATCCAATTTCTATCGTAAAAAATCAAATTATAGATATTTTTGCCAACATCGGATTCAACGTTTCTGAAGGGCCGGAAATCGAAGACGACTGGCATAACTTTACCGCATTGAACTTGCCAGAATATCATCCAGCAAGAGATATGCAGGATACGTTTTTCATTCAGACCAATCCTGATGTGTTGTTGCGTACGCATACATCATCTGTTCAGGTGCGTTATATGGAAAATCATAAACCGCCAATTCGTACGATTTCTCCGGGACGTGTTTTCCGTAATGAAGCGATTTCATCTCGTTCGCACTGTATTTTCCATCAAGTGGAAGGGTTATACATTGATAAAGATGTTTCTTTCGCCGATTTAAAACAGACATTATTGTATTTCACAAAAGAAATGTTCGGAAAATCTAAGATTCGTCTTCGTCCGTCTTATTTCCCATTTACAGAGCCAAGTGCCGAAATTGATATTTATTGGGGACTAAAAACAGAAACCGATTATCGTATCACAAAAGGAACAGGCTGGTTAGAAATTGGAGGCTGCGGAATGGTAGATCCAAACGTTCTAAAAAACTGTGATATCAATCCAGATGAATACAACGGATTTGCTTTTGGAATGGGAGTAGAGCGTATTGCAATGCTTTTATACCAAATTGGAGATATCCGTATGTTCTACGAAAACGATGTTCGTTTCTTAGAGCAGTTTAAATCGAATATTTAA
- a CDS encoding cytochrome-c peroxidase has product MKTKLISVGTMIVSLIMLSYAKIEPNLSIAELKRLYSSGDYQKWPKPEVDSIVYTQGFEDIGTLGKPEFPENNPYTEEKAELGKVLFFDPRLSKSGQISCANCHDPELNWGDARKVSYGEDRQQGTRNAPSLMNIAYSKVFFWDGRAKSLEDQASFPIQDAKEMNFHIDLATKRLNKIKGYKPYFKKAFGKEKLTQEEILKAIATFERTLISPKSKFDRFIEGDSTQLTNRQVLGLHLFRTKARCINCHNTANFADNKFHNVGLTYYGRQYEDLGRYNVTRKAENVGEFKTQSLRGAAQNAPYMHNGLFPNLRGVLNIYNAGMPQPKRKENQLNDTLFPTTSKLIKKLDLNQSELLALEDFIMSLSSGAYRMKQPVLPQ; this is encoded by the coding sequence ATGAAAACGAAATTAATTAGTGTAGGAACAATGATAGTTTCACTCATCATGCTTTCTTATGCTAAGATTGAACCAAACTTATCTATTGCCGAATTAAAAAGATTATACAGTAGCGGCGATTATCAAAAATGGCCAAAGCCTGAAGTAGACTCTATAGTTTATACTCAAGGATTTGAAGACATCGGAACTTTAGGCAAACCTGAATTTCCAGAAAACAATCCGTATACCGAAGAAAAAGCAGAATTAGGCAAAGTACTCTTTTTTGACCCGAGATTATCCAAATCCGGACAGATTTCGTGTGCCAACTGCCACGATCCCGAATTAAATTGGGGCGATGCCAGAAAAGTATCCTACGGAGAAGACAGACAACAAGGAACACGAAATGCACCGAGCTTAATGAATATCGCGTATTCTAAAGTTTTCTTTTGGGATGGAAGAGCCAAATCTTTGGAAGATCAAGCCAGTTTCCCGATACAAGATGCTAAAGAAATGAACTTTCATATTGACTTAGCAACAAAACGATTAAACAAAATAAAAGGTTATAAACCATATTTTAAAAAAGCTTTCGGAAAAGAAAAGCTGACTCAGGAAGAAATTTTAAAAGCTATTGCGACTTTCGAAAGAACTTTAATTAGTCCGAAAAGTAAATTTGATAGATTCATTGAAGGAGATTCTACCCAATTAACCAACAGACAGGTTCTAGGTTTACATTTATTCCGTACCAAAGCAAGATGCATTAATTGTCATAATACAGCCAATTTTGCTGATAATAAATTTCATAATGTTGGTCTAACGTATTACGGCAGACAATACGAAGATTTAGGAAGATACAATGTAACAAGAAAAGCTGAAAATGTAGGCGAATTTAAAACGCAGTCTTTACGTGGCGCAGCTCAAAATGCACCGTACATGCACAACGGTTTATTTCCTAATTTAAGAGGTGTTTTAAATATTTACAACGCTGGAATGCCTCAACCCAAACGAAAAGAAAATCAGCTTAATGATACTTTATTTCCAACTACTTCTAAACTGATTAAGAAATTAGATTTAAATCAATCGGAACTTCTTGCTTTGGAAGATTTTATTATGAGTTTGTCAAGTGGAGCTTATAGAATGAAACAACCTGTTTTACCGCAGTAG
- a CDS encoding alpha/beta hydrolase has product MKTKTLYSAVIAVSIFFFMGCENENDINESGYLVPKTVDEDPSISSIFVNGTQLHSETFGNPTNPMLIFLHGGPGSDYRNGLNVQQLAKEGFYVVFYDQRGSGLSKRHDKKSYSIQLVLDDLTEVIKYYKTSPSQKVFLFGHSWGAMLASAYVNKYPNSINGVILAEPGGLNKKLLDEYGEMSRKINIFSEATSNLLYVDQFLTGKENQHAILDYKYGISSSFTYAKGNDEGIPGPSPFWRIGTTVLESFIDISENEGFDFTTNLDQYQTKVLFLYGELNKSYGLSFAQKEASYFPVSEIAEVKGTGHEMIYFKWENVEPLVLNYLNNLK; this is encoded by the coding sequence ATGAAAACCAAAACACTTTACTCAGCCGTAATCGCTGTTTCCATTTTCTTTTTTATGGGATGCGAAAACGAAAATGACATTAACGAATCTGGATATTTAGTTCCGAAAACAGTGGATGAAGATCCGTCGATTTCATCCATTTTTGTAAACGGAACACAATTACATTCCGAAACTTTTGGAAATCCTACCAATCCAATGTTAATCTTTTTACACGGTGGCCCAGGTTCTGATTACCGAAACGGATTAAACGTACAGCAATTAGCCAAAGAAGGTTTTTATGTTGTTTTTTACGATCAGCGAGGTTCGGGATTATCCAAAAGACATGACAAAAAAAGTTATTCCATTCAATTAGTTTTGGATGATTTGACGGAAGTGATCAAATATTATAAAACTTCTCCTAGTCAAAAAGTGTTTTTATTTGGTCATTCCTGGGGCGCGATGCTGGCTTCGGCTTATGTCAATAAATATCCCAATTCCATAAATGGAGTAATTCTCGCAGAACCGGGCGGGCTGAATAAAAAACTCCTCGACGAATATGGCGAAATGAGCCGGAAAATCAACATCTTTTCTGAAGCTACGAGTAATCTTTTATACGTTGATCAGTTTTTAACGGGAAAAGAAAATCAGCATGCGATTTTAGATTATAAATATGGGATTTCTTCGAGTTTTACTTATGCCAAAGGAAATGATGAAGGAATTCCCGGCCCGTCTCCTTTTTGGCGAATTGGCACAACCGTTCTGGAAAGCTTCATTGACATTTCAGAAAATGAAGGATTTGATTTTACCACAAATCTGGATCAATATCAAACGAAAGTTTTGTTTTTGTATGGCGAACTGAACAAATCATACGGACTTTCTTTCGCGCAAAAAGAAGCTTCTTATTTTCCAGTTTCTGAAATTGCAGAAGTAAAAGGAACTGGTCACGAAATGATTTATTTCAAATGGGAAAATGTCGAGCCTTTGGTGTTGAATTATTTAAATAATCTAAAATAA
- a CDS encoding CvpA family protein — translation MSFFDIIVAALLGYSLYKGIKNGLFVEVASFISLLLGIYLAIKFSSIMTGMISKHVSWNPTNIQITAFILTFILVVIGVYFLAKILTGIADFAMLGWMNKLGGGFFRVLKTILILSIFIALFEKINFNNTFAKKETLDNYIFYNPVKKVASFVYPSIEKWYETFKKEHSEKQEEDREQTDK, via the coding sequence ATGAGTTTTTTTGATATTATTGTAGCTGCACTTTTAGGTTATAGTTTGTATAAAGGCATTAAAAATGGCCTTTTTGTTGAAGTTGCTTCTTTTATTTCTTTGCTGCTAGGAATTTATCTTGCCATTAAATTTTCTTCTATAATGACTGGAATGATTTCAAAACATGTTTCATGGAATCCTACCAATATTCAGATTACAGCTTTTATCCTGACTTTTATTTTAGTTGTAATTGGAGTTTATTTCCTGGCAAAAATATTAACTGGAATTGCAGATTTTGCCATGTTAGGCTGGATGAATAAACTCGGAGGCGGATTTTTCAGGGTTTTAAAAACTATTTTGATTCTGAGTATTTTTATCGCTTTGTTTGAGAAAATCAATTTCAATAATACTTTCGCCAAAAAAGAAACTTTAGACAATTATATTTTTTATAATCCGGTAAAAAAGGTGGCTTCTTTTGTTTATCCGTCTATTGAAAAATGGTATGAGACTTTTAAAAAAGAGCATTCTGAAAAACAAGAAGAAGACAGAGAACAGACCGACAAATAA
- a CDS encoding helix-turn-helix domain-containing protein gives MLYLAGIIITFFLVVILASKKNKSEADKILALWLFFTGFHLFLYYLHYQNDFSSFPFLLGLELPMPLLQGPFLYLYTSALTNQNQKKKYNVVHFLPFLIAVLILTPFYSLSFQEKLKIFQNDGKGYENLILILYSAILISGIVYALLSLRKLSKHRKNISNQFSFNEKINLRWLQYLILGSSIIWLVVIFYEDEYIFSVVVFYLMFIGYFGIKQVGIFTNQTITENLILNVPSNENIEIENTSEKIKYEKSSLSSEELLSIHQKLTQIMEAEKLYKNPDLTLTELSQKLNVHPNILSQVINSAEGKNFYDYINLQRVEEFKKLILLPENQKFTLLSIAFECGFNSKTAFNRNFKKATGLSPSEFLK, from the coding sequence ATGTTGTACTTAGCGGGTATTATAATTACGTTTTTTCTGGTTGTGATTCTCGCCAGTAAAAAGAACAAAAGTGAAGCCGATAAAATTCTGGCGCTTTGGCTATTTTTTACAGGTTTTCATTTGTTTTTATATTATCTGCATTACCAAAATGATTTTTCCTCTTTTCCTTTTCTTTTAGGTTTAGAGCTTCCAATGCCTTTATTGCAAGGGCCGTTTTTGTATTTGTACACTTCGGCTTTGACCAATCAAAATCAGAAAAAGAAATATAATGTAGTACACTTTCTGCCTTTTCTGATTGCGGTTTTAATTTTGACTCCTTTTTATTCGCTTTCTTTTCAGGAGAAATTAAAGATTTTTCAGAATGATGGAAAAGGATACGAAAACCTGATTCTGATTTTGTACAGCGCTATTTTAATTTCTGGAATTGTTTATGCTTTACTTTCACTTCGAAAACTTTCCAAACACCGAAAAAACATCTCCAATCAGTTTTCTTTTAATGAAAAAATTAATCTTCGCTGGTTGCAGTATTTAATTCTCGGATCCAGTATTATCTGGCTTGTTGTGATTTTTTATGAAGATGAATATATTTTTTCTGTTGTAGTTTTTTATCTAATGTTTATTGGCTATTTCGGGATCAAACAAGTTGGAATTTTTACCAATCAAACTATTACTGAAAATTTGATTTTAAATGTTCCTTCTAATGAAAACATTGAAATCGAGAACACATCAGAAAAAATCAAATATGAAAAATCAAGTTTAAGTTCAGAAGAACTTCTGTCCATTCATCAGAAATTGACTCAAATTATGGAGGCTGAAAAACTCTATAAAAATCCTGATTTAACTTTAACGGAATTGTCTCAAAAACTAAATGTTCACCCTAACATACTTTCTCAGGTTATCAATTCAGCCGAAGGAAAAAACTTTTACGATTACATTAATTTACAACGCGTAGAAGAATTCAAAAAACTGATTCTTTTACCCGAAAATCAAAAATTCACTTTACTTTCTATTGCTTTTGAATGCGGTTTCAATTCGAAAACGGCTTTTAACCGAAACTTCAAAAAAGCAACTGGGCTTTCTCCTTCTGAATTTTTGAAATGA